GCTTTCATTCGCCTATTTTCAGTTTTAAGGTATTGGATTCTACTGATTGATTCATACTAATAGTGCTTTCGATTTCAATCCTACCACTACCATAGTGGCATTGGCAACAATCTTTTTAATAATGAAAGTATTTTAACTAATATATTAAACACGAACATTATTATACATTAATCACGTATCATTCGTAAATAATCTTTATCGAGAAAGGGTTTTCATTTTGAGAACAGAGTTGAAATTTGATCAAGAGTGGACAAACAACTTTCTGAAACAAATTGATGAAGACGGCCCCTGGGCTAACTGGGACCTTTTTAAACTGGCTATTGAGGCTGAGCATCATACAACCATCCCCACTTTCGCAGGCTTACAGGCGCCATCACATCTCCCTCATTTAACACCACATCCTTACCAGCTTGAAGCAGCTCGGCGAGTTGTAGAGGAAATGAACGGAAAAGCGATTCTAGCAGATGAAGTTGGACTTGGAAAAACCATTGAAGCTGGTTTGATTATTAAAGAATATATGATTCGGGGTCTTGTCAAAAAAGTCCTGATCCTTGTTCCGGCATCATTAGTATCACAATGGGCTATTGAATTAAATCAAAAATTCTACATTCCAGCTGTAGTCCAGAGGAAAAGCTATGTATGGGATCAATGTGACGTTGTGGTTTCATCGATAGATACAGCTAAACGAGAGCCTCATCGCTCAATAGTTTATGAGCAGAACTACGACATGGTTATTATCGATGAAGCACATCGTCTAAAGAATAGTCGTACAAAAAATTATGAATTTGTACAGCACTTACCTAAAAAGTTCTGTCTGCTATTAACGGCTACCCCTGTTCAAAATCGTCTTGATGAAGTCTTTAACCTTGTATCATTATTAAAACCAGGACATCTAGGAAGCTTGGAAAATTTCGAAAAAGACTACAATGGTAAAGAAAAAAAGCTCGAAGACGAAGAAAGGCTTCGCGCTCTCATTCAAAAAGTGATGGTCAGAAACCGGCGTGAAGATACCGGAATGGACTGGCCAGAACGTATTGTTCAAACAGTACCTATTACTTTCTCACCTGAAGAAGATGAGCTTTATCGTTCAGTCGAAGCGCTAAAGAAACAGCCAGTGGCTACGAGAAGTCAATTCTCGATCATCACTTTACTAAGAGAAATCTGTTCAAGCCGCGAAGCTGCATATATGACATTAAAAAAAATGCTTGATAAAGAACACCTTGACGACTCTTCTCAAACTCTCATTCAAATGTTAATTAAAAAAATTGAAGGAGTGCCAACAAATTCAAAAGCAGAAAAGGCCCTTGAATTGGTTCAATCAATCGAAGGTAAGGTCATTATTTTCACAGAATATCGAGCGACTCAATTATATTTACAGTGGTTTTTAAAAGAGCATGGAATTACGTCTGTCCCATTTAGGGGTGGGTTTAAACGGGGAAAAAAAGACTGGATGAGAGAACTCTTCAAAAATCACGCAAAAGTCCTCATTGCAACAGAAGCAGGGGGAGAAGGAATCAATCTTCAATTCTGTCAGCACGTTATCAACTACGATCTACCTTGGAACCCAATGAGAATTGAGCAGCGCATCGGTAGAATACATCGGCTTGGGCAAGAAAGCGATGTGCACATTTATAATTTTGCTACGAAGCATACAGTTGAAGAGCATATCCTTACCCTCTTATATGAAAAAATTCAACTATTTGAAAGTGTTATTGGACAATTAGATGAGATTTTGACACGACTTGGTATGCGCGATATTGAAAAGCATATTTCTGATATACTTCTACACTCTGAAAGCGAAGGAGAAATCCGAATTAAGATGGAGAATATTAAAGAGCTTATCAATTATCAGAAGGAGGAGACAGATGCAACAAGAAAATATTCATAATTATCTGCGCTCGTATTTTCTTGCCAATGACTGCCAGATTCGAGAAGAAAAATCCGGCTATCTTGACGTCCAATTAACGATTGATCTTGATAAAGAACTAATGAACCGCCCTTTTTATTGGCACTATCTTGAGAAGACTGGTGGTACTCCTCGACCAATGACACTCACCCTAATTACAAACCAATCAAGCGATGAAAAAGGGGAGTTCGTTCACTTTGGTGCACCAAGACTACATCAAATTTTCTCATCTACTAAAAAGCTTGCGTCCTCTATCCGACTTTTTGAGGATGTGCAAACAAATTATCAACAACAATATTCTCTTCATCCATGGCTCTGCCTTAATATTAAAATATCTTATCAGTGTGATCGAAAGAAACACCGTCTCCTCTCCCTCGGTCTACACCTTGTAAGCGGAGCGGTTGTTGATGACTTTCACCAGTTATTACTAACAAAGAAACTCACTCCTAAAATTCCAGATTATGCTTTTACAATAACGCCAATTATTAAACCCTCAAGCGGCTTGAAGAGACTTGAAGATGTGGTAGAAATGCTTATTTCACAGGAGGATTTAGAATGGGCAGAAGAAGCAAAAATGAGATGGGCCACTGATTTAAACCTTCTTGATCAATTTTATAACGGAAAAACCAATGATCAGAGCTATCAAGTTGAAAGAGATGCTCTTCGAAAACAATATGAGCCAACAATTACGGCAGAAATAATTAACGGGGGCATCTTTCATTTAGCACCAGGTATTGAGTCACATCCTTCCTAAACGAAGAATGTTAAAATTAGCGAATCCATACAAAAAAGCTCAGACGAGTCAGTCCGAGCTTTCATGTTTCTTTTTTTTAACAAACATTGAAATCGACATAGGGATAATGCCAAACCATCGAAACAAAAATGGTTGCTTTTTGGCTTTTTTGACAGCACGCTGTTGCTGCCTTTCCTCTTTTGGTTGATCAATATAAGACACAACTTGCTGAGTCATATATTTCACAAGATCATTTGATGACATCTTGATCACCCTTTAATAGTTGTCTTCTATTTTAAGGATGCCCATTTATTCTTTGTTTAACCAAGCAGGTTACATATTTCCTTTACAATTCCCCCTACTGAACGTTTCGTTGTGTCAATTTCATATTCTGCTTCACGATAGAGTGATAATCGCTCTTTGAATATCGTATGAACCTTATGTTCTAGATCCGCTCCAGCAAGTAAAGGCCTTGATGTATCACCTTCAAGTCGCTTTATGATTTCTTCTGGTTCACAATGTAAGTAAATCACCGTTCCATTTTGCTTCATAAATGTTCGATTTTCTTCTTTTAAAACAATCCCACCGCCTGTACTAATGATCACGTTTTCAGTTGGTAGATCTTTTAGAGAGGCTGATTCATACGTTCTAAAAGCAAATTCTCCTTCCTCTTCAAAAATGGCAGGAATGGTCTTGCCTTGCATTTTCGTAAGATGCTCATCTGTATCAACCGATTTCAGCGATAACGCTTGAGATAATTCCTCACCTATAGTTGTTTTGCCAGAGCCCATAAATCCTGTTAAATAGACCGCTCTCATGTTGAACCTTCACTCCATTCTACGACTTGCTTCATCATTTGATTGTATTGAAAAGACGCAGCTACGCGTATTCCATTATCCGTCGTTCCACTCAACGTAATTTGCAATACATCAGAAGAAGAATTAATCACAGCGCGAACTGTACCTTCATTGTACGTAAACGTTCTCTCCGCACTAGCTCCCCCTGTTTTCTGTATATATGAAATTGTATCTTTCATACTAAGGACTAGCAAGGTCTGCTTCTTAATTTCTTCCTCTTCACGATCAAGAAAAACTCGCTCATTTTGTGTCACATTCCATAAATGAAAAACAAACCCAAGAAGCAGCGTACTAATCATCATCATCATAGCCGTCATATAACCTTTTTCATTAAGGTTTATGAGACATTTGAAATATAGCGCGCTTTTCTTTCTGTCCATCAGCAAGTTCCACCTCAACAATCACTCTTCCATCAGTTACTTCAAGAAATAACTCCCGAATGTTCTGTAATACAATTTCATGCCCAGCATTGTTTACTCTACGCCGAATAGACGATCCGTAGCGTTCGTATCGTATAGTTGTTCCGTTCTTCGACAACATCTCAATTCCGCCATTATGGATCTGAATTCGAGAAGATTCACGAACTTCTTTAGAAAACAAATGAAAGAACAATTGTGCTTCCTCATGCTGAAAATCTGCATTCACTTCTTGTAAAGAAGCGTTCATTATCAAAGGAAGCACACATACAATCGCAATGAGAATGGTCACAGTTAACATCAATTCTAGTAATGTGATTCCTTTTTCATTCATTATCTTGCGGTAAGCTTTTACATATCATTGATTCAGTTTTTACTCCCCTATCAAAAGAAACACACACTTTATCAACCATTACTAAAAAGGAAAATTTGGAGCCTTCAACGGTTTCGCTTGCAGGTAGAATTCTCCCCTCCAAGACCATTCCCCTCCAGTATTGATCAAGCAATATCACTGCAGTTTTTCGCACATGTATCACCTCTCGCTCTTCATAAAGATGGGAATAAATCGGTAATACACTTGAAGATAAGATCGTTAAGATAGAGAGACCCGTTAATGCATCAAGCAAAGAATATCCTTTACAACTCTTTAATATAGAAACGACCAGCTCCCACCTGCACCACAAGTTTATACTCCTCCTTGCCATCCTTTATATAAAGTGTTCCTGCTTTTTGAACGTTTCCATTCCCCCCAAACACAATTTGATACCCCATTGTTCCTTCATCAATCGTAATATGTTCTGGAATTTCATTCGACTTCACTACCGTAGATGCGGTGCCCTGTATACTATACGACCCTTTACTAGGTGAAATGGAAAATCGATACGAGGATTTATTTACATATGCAAGCTCCTGGGTATACCTTAGATCTGATTGGATGTCGTCTAGAAAATGTCGTGTGGAAGAAGCATTTTGTGTAGGGGAAATGTGTAGAAAGATCAGACATAGAAGAATTGATAAAACGGAGAGAACAATCATCATTTCTAGCATGGTGTAGCCAAAAGAATTTCTGAATTGCACACGAAAAAACATTAGTTAGCTAGCTTTACCTTCCCATCGGCGACGGTTAACTCTTCACCTCCAGGACAAGTTACTTCATCCATGTCTAGGTATTCTTCTGAAACAAGATCATTGATTGAAGTTGGATAGGATCCAAAATTCGCTTTATACGCCGCTACCTGTGTTTGGGCAACTTTTATTGTGGCCTCGCAGCTTTTCGCCTCAACAACCTCGTTGTTTTTAGTTAATCCTGGTACCGCAATTAAAAGCAATATTGAAATGATCATAATAACAATCATCATTTCGATTAGCGTAAACCCTTTCTCATCTTTAATAAAACCTAACCATTTCCTTATTTTCATTTACAATCTCCCCTTTAAATATTTTGCAAATAATAAAACATGGGTAAAAGAATAGACATAAACATCAACATAACAACAAGACCAACACCGACAAAACTAACTGGTTGCAAAATCATAAATCCTTTTTTTACCAACTCCTCAAACCGTTCACCGATCACCTCCCCATATAAGATTAGCTCTCTTCCTAAATTCCCACTTGCCTGGCCATGCATTAAAATTTCTTTGAATTCAGGAACATACAAACGTGGCTGATCAAATAAATCCTCTAATTTTTCACCACGCATTAATGATCGTGAAACACGTTCGGCTTCTTCTTGAAAAAACACAAAGTGAGATTGTTTAGTTAATAACGAGAAAGCTTCTGCAATTGAAAGACCGCTTTGAAGTAGGAGCCCCAGGTGAAGAGAGGTATGATGTGTCAGATAAAGAGGAATAAAAAAATGCACGAACGGAATTTTACTGTAGACAAGCATTTTGTGTACAGCTGAACTTTTCTTGTTTTTTATCAAAGTGGAAAGGTAAAGGACAATAGAAAGTAAAATTAAACCGACAAAAATAGCCGGAGTAAATCTAACGAGCGTCATAAAAAATCTTGAAATAAAAGGGAGTGGAACATCAAGGGAGTGGTAGAGCGTATTAAATTGAGGTAATAAATACTTTCCTACGACAAACAGCATGATCGCTGTCATCCAAAATAAAAAGATGGGGTAAGCAAGCGTACTTCTAAGTCGTTTTTGCCATTCACTTCGCGTTTTCATCAACTGACCGGATGCCGAAATACCGGTTGCAAAATCTCGCTGCTCAGACATATATAAATAGGATAAGATATCTGCTGGAAACTGAAAATCTGCTAAAACATCGTGAAAGGAATCACCACCCTTAAGTCTGATAATAATCATTTCAATATTTGATCGAATATGGTCGTTTTGATATAAGGCGTATACCTCCAAACATTTGGCAAGTGAGTATCCTTCCTCAAGCATCTTCCCTATACGACAAAGAAAATCTGCTTTACGGTCAAGCTTCCATTTGAATCGTTTCACGATTAAATAAACCCAACTCCTTCTCGACAGTCTCTTTTTGAATATAACCTAGGGCATAAGCTCGAAGAATGTAATCTTTAATGGTGGATTGACCAGGGATCGATAAAAGATCTGGATGATCGAGGGCTTTTTGAAGGTGAAGACCAGCGAGAATTTCAACGACAGCAAGTTTTCTTCGTGTTCTTCGCTTTAGACACTCCAGAGAGCATACTTGACAATAGGGACACTTTAGGGGAACAAGTCGTTGAGTGGCGACTCCTCTTAACGTTTGAGTAATATTATGAAGAGGAATACCAAACTCAAGTAATCTTGGAATGCACTCTAGCGTACTTCCGGTGTGTAGCGTTGAAACCACAAGATGCCCCGTCATGCTAGCTCGAATAGCGAGTTGGGCAGTTTGTTCATCTCTTATTTCCCCGACGACAAGAATATCTGGATCATGCCTGAGCCCAGCTTTGAACCCCTCATAATAAGATAGTCCAGCTTTCTCATTGACTTCCATTTGAATAAAATCAGGATTGCGCTTTTCGATGGGATCTTCAATTGTAAGAACTCGCCTATGCCGCTTAACGCTGAGAGTTTGAAGGAGGGAATACATGGTTGTAGTTTTTCCAGAACCTGTTGGTCCTGTAATCATAAATAAGCCACTGTTACAACTTACGATTTGGAGAAGTCGAGTTGCAGTTGAGGGGAAAAGAAAGAGTTCTTTAAAGGAGTGGGTTTCATCTTGCGGAAGGATACGAACGACAAGACTTTCGTGATAAGGGGTGGGAATCGTTGAGAGTCTTAAGTGGAGTTTTCTTGGATATAGAACCATATCCATGGCCCCATTTTGTGGGCGACGCTTCTCTCCAATATCCATACCACTGAGGAATTTAAAATGAGACAATAGCTTTTCTGCTACCATCATAGGAAGCCAAAGCGCATCATAAAGTCTATTATCAACACGAAATTGAATCAACGCTCCTTTTTCTTTCGGATGAAAGTGTACATCTGAGGCCCCTACTTCCACCGCCTGCTTAATAATATCCTTTCCTTTTTCTTCAATGTTCAGCAAAAACACACCTTCCTTTCATATAAATTGACAGCAAAACCAGTCACGATTTTTAAATCGTAAAGAGAAGGATTCGCCAGGTAAATGGCAATTCCTTCTTAATAAAGAAATTTCTTTTTGACTAGCCCTCAATAATGATTTGGGGTTTATACTCAATATTCAATATCTAAATGACGCATCATTGAGAAAATCATGAACCTTTGTTTCAAATAATGCTTTTTCTTCAAGAAAAGGATAATGATTGCTTTGATCAAAAATAGCCAGTTGGGCATTTGGAATTCCATCTGCTATTTCTTCCGAAAATAATAAAGGACACTGGACGTCATGCTTCCCACATGCTATTAAAGTTGGGGCAGATATTATATTAAGTTGTTTCGTTACATCAAATTGGATGATTTCGCGGGCAAAAAAGTTCATCCGATTTGTTGCCATCTTTTTATTTATTCGTTTTGAAAAATAGTCTTGATATTTTTCTGGCAAATAAAGAGACAGCTTGGTTCTGTCTCTCGTGATCCTTTCCCGCTCATCATCACCAAGTCTCGAGTCTTTTAGTTTTTCTATGTAATGCTGCATGATGTGATAATTCTCATGCGCAGAGTTATATATACATGCTGACGACGAAGAACCATATTCTCTAGCTGCAGCTCCTACTATTATTATGGCTGTAAGCGAACGGGATGCATGAATTCCATATACACAACCAAGCATCCCTCCCGTAGAATGACCAGCGAATGTCCACTGTTTAACTCCAAGAGCTGATCTAACACTTTCAAGATCAAATACAGTCTCCAACATAAAATACTCATAAGGTGCGTTTAAAGAATCTGAATGACCCGCATCCTTTAAATTAACTAAGTAGACTTTATGACTAGTCGTAAACGTATCTGCAAAATAGTCTCCGCTTTCATTAAATTGAGAGTACAGGTGCGTCACACATAATGGAGGACCGTTCCCTTTGATAAAAACTTCAAAAGTCCCTCGCTTTGTATTAATAAGCGTTTGTTTCCACATATAGACCACTCCCTTTACTTAGGTTGCGTGTATCCCGTCATCCTATAATAACCGCTGTTCCATAAGCTATAATTTCTGATGCGCTTGACATTACAGCTGAAGACTGAAGGCGAAAACCGACAATTGCATTTGCTCCCTTTCCTTCAGCATCTTTGACCATTCTTGCGATAGCTCTTTGCCGTGCTTCCGTCATCATTTCTGTATATTCTGTTATTTCTCCCCCTACTATTGTTCGAAGACTTGCTAGTATGTCTTTCCCTACGTGTTTGGATTGAACTGTGCTCCCACGAACATACCCAATAACTTCCTTGATCTCTTTCGTTGCTATCTCATCAGTAGTTACGATCATCATCACTTTTTTCTCCTCTCTCCATCGATCTTCGTTCTTTTATTAGTACAAGAATTAAAAATAAAAGTGAAAGAACATATGCCAACGCAACAATCGGCACCCAAACTTTCTGGATAAAGAACATTACTACAATAAGGAACTGAAATACAGAGGCGCTAATTATAAGGAATATCTTCATTATGCTCTTCCCTTTCATTCTTCAATTACTACTTAAAGAATACCTTATTAGGATCTACTTTACTTCGTTTTCTCTGAAAATTTCGCCTTTATTAGTGAACATTTTTATTTTTCACTAATTAATTAAAAAATCTTTAACAAACTACAAAAAAGCGATACGCAGAAGTTTTCCGCATATCGCTGTGACATGGATTATGATGCTATCTTATTCAAATAAGCAGTAGGACATTCCTAAAACATACATTACTTATTATTATTTAAAGTGCTAACTCAGAAAAAAGATACCATTACAATTCGCACCTTCAATGTAAGTATAAGTTACTGATTCTCTGATCATACTATCAGAGAAATACATGATTGGGCTATAGCCAAGCGGTAAGGCAACGGATTTTGATTCCGTCATGCGCTGGTTCGAATCCAGCTAGCCCAGCCAATTTCTTATGAAACCACCGCGAGTTTTTTCTTTCGCTGTTTTAAGTTCTGAAGTCCTGATTTGTTATAGCCCACAATCAGTTTTTTTCCATTTGTTACGATAGGTCTTCTAAGAAGTTTTGGTTCGTTATGCATAAGCTCTAACATCTCTGTTATGGTTAAATCGTCAATTTCAACATTTAGCTTTTTAAAGGAGCTACTCCTTCTAGCTAGAATCTCTTCAATTCCGTCAGTAGAAAGAGTGATAATTTCTTTTAGCTCTTCAATGGAAGGTGTGTCTTTAAATAAGTGACGCTCCTCAAAATTAACGCCATTTTCTTTTAACCAGGCTTTCGTTTTTCTACATGAGGTACAACTTGGATAAGTGTAAAACAATAATTTATCTTCCAATTTAAATCCTCCCCGTTACGTTTTCCGTTAATAACTAACATTACCCACATTATACAACACTTAAACAAATATTGTACAAGAAAAAGATTTGTATTTTTGTGAACGATTTGGGATAATAAATTGGAACCCTTTTCAAGGTTAAATAAGGAAAGTCATTATTTTGCCATGAGACTAGCATTTACTTTTCTACAGAACCTCATATATAATACGATATGTATGAGGAATGAACGAGCAAGGGAGGAACTTTTATGCCTAGAATGTACCGAGTTTTAGCTTTCTGGACCGGCATTTTCTCACTAATGGGCTTTGTTGGTGAGATGCCAGTATTGGGATTGCTGTTCCTTGGCCAGGCCGGCATGTTTTTAGCGTTAAGTTATTTAAACTTAACAGAACGTACTTATCTGTATATTTTTGGTGTATACTTAACTTTATTTATGGTCGGTTTTTCATACTGGTCAGTGTTCATGATGACGCCTGGATCAGGCGGACATTAATTCGAACGAAAAAAGACGATGCTCATGCATCGTCTTTTTTTCTTTGGCGCTTTTCTTGAATCATGACAAGAAACTGATTTGATTCTGCTAACCATCTAATTGCTCGATTTTGTTTTTGTTCATTAGAAAACGGTTTATCTGGATTGACTTGCTTAATAAAGCTTAATAGATCATGCTTCAAAAGAAACTGTCCCTGCGGCAAGCACTCAAGCCATTCTAGTCCATTTTCTATTCCAATCTTTTCAATTGCATCAATAGAAACATGGGTGGTTAAATCCATTTCCCCTGGATACCGGAGAACGTCTTCCATTAATTGGTGTTTCCTGTACCCGCGCAGACTCCCCCTTTTCCTTGCAGGATGTTGCCATTCCTCGTTCGTGTAGCCGTAGTCAATTGTATAAACTTTCCCCTCGGAAATCCATTCACCAGTCTTATAAAGCCAATCGCTCATGATCAAGGGTACTTCAAAGCGTTGATCTTCCGCAAGAACAACGTCATGATGATTTAACCATTTGATTAGCTTTGCATCTGTACAAGGTTTGTAGATCTCCCTAAAAGAACCACGATGATCTATTCCCACACACACTTCGTACAATTGCTTTTGAAATTTCTCTACAACCCGAACAGGAAAAGCATCTAACAGTTCATTGGATAAAAGAATACCGTTTAATATAGGTACGTCATTCTTTATTTCAGAAAGTGAAGAATACATTCTCACGTTAAGCCCGTGCACCTTTTCTTTAATTAGACGACGATGGTATTGACTTGCTTCTATCACACAATAAGTTAGTTGATGAAAAAGTGCCTGGTCTTTTTGTTTCACTTCATCAAGAAAGGAGGCAATGAAGTTCCCATCACCAGACCCTGCATCAACAATGAAAGGTTCAAGATTATGCTTGTGAATATCGGCGATCAGAACCCGAGCCATAACTCTAGGAAAAATATCATGAACACTTGTAGATGTATAGAAATCACCGTTTCGACCTGTTTTAGGTTGATTTACCTGGTAATAGCCATACCGCTCATGATAAAGAGACAGCGTCATAAATTTCTCGAACGATATAGCGCCTCCAGGACTACGCTCGATCTCCTTCATGATTTCATCCCTTAAAGACGTCATTTATAAAGAAAATCCATTTAGAAACGGATTCTCTGCCATCTCCACTTCTATTGTCGTAGACGGTCCATGACCAGAGGCTACAATCGTTTCTTCTGGTAATACTAGAAGGCGGTTATGTATACTGTTCAGCAGCTGCTTTTGATTTCCACCAGGAAGATCAGTTCTTCCTACGCTACCTGCAAAAAGGGCATCACCTGAAAAGACTAGATTAACGTCTTTAAAATAAAATGAGACGCTACCAGGTGAATGTCCTGGCGTTTCAAATACCTCAAATTGAAACGGTCCGATTGTCATTTCCCCTTCACTTTCAATTAAATGATCAGCCGGCTTACCTTCAATATCATCAACTACCGGAAACAGCTTAGAGCCATTTAAAGAAGCATCTGAAAGCCATTTTTCCTCATAAATATGTAAGTAAACTGGGATTTGATACGTTTCTCTTATCAGATCCACCGCTCCAATATGATCGAAATGAGCATGAGTTAAAAGAATAGCGATTGGTTTTAGTTCTAGCTTTTCCACTTTCCTTTTGATTCGACCACCTTCAGCTCCCGGATCAATGATAAGAGCCTCATTTTGCTCATTCCATAAGAATCCTGCGTTTGCTTGCACCGGCCCAACAGCCATTTGTTTCCATTCCATTGTCATCGCCTCCATTGAAAGATTATGTTTCTTATTCTACACTATACAAAAGGTTGTACAAAAGGAGATGTTTATGTTGAAAAACATGTATGGCGTAGAAATGAATCCCCCAAATAATAAAC
The sequence above is drawn from the Pseudalkalibacillus hwajinpoensis genome and encodes:
- a CDS encoding ComGF family competence protein, encoding MNEKGITLLELMLTVTILIAIVCVLPLIMNASLQEVNADFQHEEAQLFFHLFSKEVRESSRIQIHNGGIEMLSKNGTTIRYERYGSSIRRRVNNAGHEIVLQNIRELFLEVTDGRVIVEVELADGQKEKRAIFQMSHKP
- a CDS encoding DUF2626 domain-containing protein, with the translated sequence MPRMYRVLAFWTGIFSLMGFVGEMPVLGLLFLGQAGMFLALSYLNLTERTYLYIFGVYLTLFMVGFSYWSVFMMTPGSGGH
- a CDS encoding Spx/MgsR family RNA polymerase-binding regulatory protein — translated: MEDKLLFYTYPSCTSCRKTKAWLKENGVNFEERHLFKDTPSIEELKEIITLSTDGIEEILARRSSSFKKLNVEIDDLTITEMLELMHNEPKLLRRPIVTNGKKLIVGYNKSGLQNLKQRKKKLAVVS
- the comGA gene encoding competence type IV pilus ATPase ComGA, with amino-acid sequence MLNIEEKGKDIIKQAVEVGASDVHFHPKEKGALIQFRVDNRLYDALWLPMMVAEKLLSHFKFLSGMDIGEKRRPQNGAMDMVLYPRKLHLRLSTIPTPYHESLVVRILPQDETHSFKELFLFPSTATRLLQIVSCNSGLFMITGPTGSGKTTTMYSLLQTLSVKRHRRVLTIEDPIEKRNPDFIQMEVNEKAGLSYYEGFKAGLRHDPDILVVGEIRDEQTAQLAIRASMTGHLVVSTLHTGSTLECIPRLLEFGIPLHNITQTLRGVATQRLVPLKCPYCQVCSLECLKRRTRRKLAVVEILAGLHLQKALDHPDLLSIPGQSTIKDYILRAYALGYIQKETVEKELGLFNRETIQMEA
- the comGB gene encoding competence type IV pilus assembly protein ComGB; the protein is MKRFKWKLDRKADFLCRIGKMLEEGYSLAKCLEVYALYQNDHIRSNIEMIIIRLKGGDSFHDVLADFQFPADILSYLYMSEQRDFATGISASGQLMKTRSEWQKRLRSTLAYPIFLFWMTAIMLFVVGKYLLPQFNTLYHSLDVPLPFISRFFMTLVRFTPAIFVGLILLSIVLYLSTLIKNKKSSAVHKMLVYSKIPFVHFFIPLYLTHHTSLHLGLLLQSGLSIAEAFSLLTKQSHFVFFQEEAERVSRSLMRGEKLEDLFDQPRLYVPEFKEILMHGQASGNLGRELILYGEVIGERFEELVKKGFMILQPVSFVGVGLVVMLMFMSILLPMFYYLQNI
- a CDS encoding YbjQ family protein — its product is MMIVTTDEIATKEIKEVIGYVRGSTVQSKHVGKDILASLRTIVGGEITEYTEMMTEARQRAIARMVKDAEGKGANAIVGFRLQSSAVMSSASEIIAYGTAVIIG
- a CDS encoding YqhG family protein produces the protein MQQENIHNYLRSYFLANDCQIREEKSGYLDVQLTIDLDKELMNRPFYWHYLEKTGGTPRPMTLTLITNQSSDEKGEFVHFGAPRLHQIFSSTKKLASSIRLFEDVQTNYQQQYSLHPWLCLNIKISYQCDRKKHRLLSLGLHLVSGAVVDDFHQLLLTKKLTPKIPDYAFTITPIIKPSSGLKRLEDVVEMLISQEDLEWAEEAKMRWATDLNLLDQFYNGKTNDQSYQVERDALRKQYEPTITAEIINGGIFHLAPGIESHPS
- a CDS encoding YqzE family protein; the protein is MSSNDLVKYMTQQVVSYIDQPKEERQQQRAVKKAKKQPFLFRWFGIIPMSISMFVKKKKHESSD
- the comGD gene encoding competence type IV pilus minor pilin ComGD, with translation MFFRVQFRNSFGYTMLEMMIVLSVLSILLCLIFLHISPTQNASSTRHFLDDIQSDLRYTQELAYVNKSSYRFSISPSKGSYSIQGTASTVVKSNEIPEHITIDEGTMGYQIVFGGNGNVQKAGTLYIKDGKEEYKLVVQVGAGRFYIKEL
- the comGG gene encoding competence type IV pilus minor pilin ComGG, which produces MDRKKSALYFKCLINLNEKGYMTAMMMMISTLLLGFVFHLWNVTQNERVFLDREEEEIKKQTLLVLSMKDTISYIQKTGGASAERTFTYNEGTVRAVINSSSDVLQITLSGTTDNGIRVAASFQYNQMMKQVVEWSEGST
- the comGC gene encoding competence type IV pilus major pilin ComGC; amino-acid sequence: MKIRKWLGFIKDEKGFTLIEMMIVIMIISILLLIAVPGLTKNNEVVEAKSCEATIKVAQTQVAAYKANFGSYPTSINDLVSEEYLDMDEVTCPGGEELTVADGKVKLAN
- a CDS encoding DEAD/DEAH box helicase, which gives rise to MRTELKFDQEWTNNFLKQIDEDGPWANWDLFKLAIEAEHHTTIPTFAGLQAPSHLPHLTPHPYQLEAARRVVEEMNGKAILADEVGLGKTIEAGLIIKEYMIRGLVKKVLILVPASLVSQWAIELNQKFYIPAVVQRKSYVWDQCDVVVSSIDTAKREPHRSIVYEQNYDMVIIDEAHRLKNSRTKNYEFVQHLPKKFCLLLTATPVQNRLDEVFNLVSLLKPGHLGSLENFEKDYNGKEKKLEDEERLRALIQKVMVRNRREDTGMDWPERIVQTVPITFSPEEDELYRSVEALKKQPVATRSQFSIITLLREICSSREAAYMTLKKMLDKEHLDDSSQTLIQMLIKKIEGVPTNSKAEKALELVQSIEGKVIIFTEYRATQLYLQWFLKEHGITSVPFRGGFKRGKKDWMRELFKNHAKVLIATEAGGEGINLQFCQHVINYDLPWNPMRIEQRIGRIHRLGQESDVHIYNFATKHTVEEHILTLLYEKIQLFESVIGQLDEILTRLGMRDIEKHISDILLHSESEGEIRIKMENIKELINYQKEETDATRKYS
- a CDS encoding shikimate kinase, with protein sequence MRAVYLTGFMGSGKTTIGEELSQALSLKSVDTDEHLTKMQGKTIPAIFEEEGEFAFRTYESASLKDLPTENVIISTGGGIVLKEENRTFMKQNGTVIYLHCEPEEIIKRLEGDTSRPLLAGADLEHKVHTIFKERLSLYREAEYEIDTTKRSVGGIVKEICNLLG
- a CDS encoding alpha/beta fold hydrolase, whose product is MWKQTLINTKRGTFEVFIKGNGPPLCVTHLYSQFNESGDYFADTFTTSHKVYLVNLKDAGHSDSLNAPYEYFMLETVFDLESVRSALGVKQWTFAGHSTGGMLGCVYGIHASRSLTAIIIVGAAAREYGSSSSACIYNSAHENYHIMQHYIEKLKDSRLGDDERERITRDRTKLSLYLPEKYQDYFSKRINKKMATNRMNFFAREIIQFDVTKQLNIISAPTLIACGKHDVQCPLLFSEEIADGIPNAQLAIFDQSNHYPFLEEKALFETKVHDFLNDASFRY